Proteins encoded together in one Balaenoptera ricei isolate mBalRic1 chromosome 2, mBalRic1.hap2, whole genome shotgun sequence window:
- the VPS18 gene encoding vacuolar protein sorting-associated protein 18 homolog: protein MASILDEYEDSLSRSAFLQPGCPSVGIPHSGYVNAQLEKEVPIFTRQRIDFTPSERITSLVISCNQLCMSLGKDTLLRIDLGKANEPNHMELGRKDDAKVHKMFLDPTGSHLLIALSSTEVLYVNRNGQKVRPLARWKGQLVESVGWNKALGTESSTGPILVGTAQGQIFEAELSASEGGLFGPAPDLYFRPLYVLNEEGGPAPVCSLEAERGPEGRGFVIATTRQRLFQFIGRAAEGAEAQGFSGLFAAYTDHPPPFREFPSSLGYSELAFYTPKLRSAPRAFAWMMGDGVLYGSLDCGRPDSLLSEERVWEYPEGVGPGASPPLAIVLTQFHFLLLLADRVEAVCTLTGQVVLRDHFLEKFGPLKHMVKDSSTGHLWTHTERAVFRYQVQREARDVWRTYLDMNRFDLAKEYCRERPDCLDTVLAREADFCFRQHRYLESARCYALTQSYFEEIALKFLEAHQEEALAEFLQRKLASLKPAERTQATLLTAWLTELYLSRLGALQGDPEALNLYRETRERFRAFLSSPRHKEWLFASRASIHELLASHGDTEHMVYFAVIMQDYERVVAYHCQHEAYEEALAVLARHRDPQLFYKFSPILIRHIPRQLVDAWIELGSRLDARQLIPALVNYSQGGEAQQVSQAIRYMEFCVNVLGETEQAIHNYLLSLYARGQPASLLAYLEQAGASPHRVHYDLKYALRLCAEHGHHHACVHVYKVLELYEEAVDLALQVDVDLAKQCADLPEEDEELRKKLWLKIARHVVQEEEDVQTAMACLASCPLLKIEDVLPFFPDFVTIDHFKEAICSSLKAYNHHIQELQREMEEATASAQRIRRDLQELRGRYGTVEPQDKCATCDFPLLNRPFYLFLCGHMFHADCLLQAVRPGLPAYKQARLEELQRKLGTAPPPAKGSARAKEAEGGAATGGPSREQLKADLDELVAAECVYCGELMIRSIDRPFIDPQRYEEEHLSWL from the exons ATGGCGTCTATCCTGGATGAATACGAGGACTCCCTCTCCCGCTCGGCCTTCTTGCAGCCCGGCTGCCCCAGCGTCGGCATCCCCCACTCGG GATATGTGAATGCCCAGCTAGAGAAGGAAGTGCCCATTTTCACAAGGCAGCGCATTGACTTTACCCCTTCTGAGCGTATCACCAGTCTTGTCATCTCCTGCAATCAGCTCTGCATGAGCCTGGGCAAGGATACACTACTCCG CATTGACTTAGGCAAAGCAAATGAACCCAACCACATGGAGCTGGGGCGCAAGGATGATGCCAAAGTTCACAAGATGTTCCTGGACCCTACTG GCTCTCACCTGCTGATCGCTCTGAGCAGCACTGAGGTCCTCTACGTGAACCGTAATGGACAGAAAGTTCGGCCCCTGGCACGCTGGAAGGGGCAGCTGGTGGAGAGTGTGGGCTGGAACAAGGCCCTGGGTACCGAGAGCAGCACAGGCCCCATCCTGGTCGGCACTGCCCAAGGCCAGATCTTTGAAGCAGAGCTCTCGGCCAGTGAGGGTGGGCTTTTTGGCCCTGCCCCGGATCTTTACTTCCGTCCGTTGTATGTGCTAAATGAAGAAGGGGGCCCAGCACCTGTGTGCTCCCTCGAGGCGGAGCGGGGCCCTGAAGGGCGTGGCTTTGTCATCGCCACCACTCGGCAGCGCCTCTTCCAGTTCATAGGCCGAGCAGCCGAGGGAGCAGAGGCCCAAGGCTTCTCGGGGCTCTTTGCTGCCTACACTGACCACCCACCCCCATTCCGTGAGTTCCCCAGCAGTCTGGGCTACAGTGAGCTGGCCTTCTACACCCCAAAGTTGCGCTCTGCGCCCCGGGCCTTCGCCTGGATGATGGGGGATGGCGTGTTGTATGGCTCGTTGGACTGCGGGCGTCCCGACTCCCTGCTGAGCGAGGAGCGGGTCTGGGAGTACCCAGAGGGGGTGGGTCCTGGGGCCAGCCCACCCCTGGCCATCGTCCTGACCCAGTTCcacttcctgctgctgctggcggACCGGGTGGAGGCGGTGTGCACGCTGACGGGGCAGGTGGTGCTGCGGGACCACTTCCTGGAGAAGTTTGGGCCGCTGAAGCACATGGTGAAGGACTCCTCCACGGGCCACCTGTGGACCCACACCGAGCGGGCCGTCTTCCGCTACCAGGTACAGCGGGAGGCCCGGGATGTCTGGCGCACCTACCTGGACATGAACCGCTTCGACCTGGCCAAAGAGTATTGTCGAGAGCGGCCTGACTGCCTGGACACGGTCCTGGCCCGGGAGGCCGACTTCTGCTTCCGCCAGCATCGTTACCTGGAGAGTGCCCGCTGCTACGCCCTGACTCAGAGCTACTTTGAGGAGATTGCCCTCAAGTTCTTGGAGGCCCACCAGGAGGAGGCGCTGGCCGAGTTCCTGCAGCGAAAACTGGCCAGTTTGAAGCCTGCTGAGCGCACCCAGGCCACGCTGCTTACCGCCTGGCTGACGGAGCTCTACCTGAGCCGACTCGGGGCCCTGCAGGGTGACCCTGAGGCCCTGAACCTCTACCGGGAAACCCGGGAGCGTTTCCGCGCCTTCCTAAGCAGCCCCCGCCACAAGGAGTGGCTCTTCGCCAGCCGGGCCTCCATCCACGAGCTGCTCGCCAGCCACGGGGACACAGAGCACATGGTATACTTCGCTGTGATCATGCAGGACTATGAGCGCGTGGTGGCATACCACTGCCAGCATGAGGCCTACGAGGAGGCCCTGGCCGTGCTGGCCCGCCACCGTGACCCCCAGCTCTTCTACAAGTTCTCACCCATCCTCATCCGTCACATCCCTCGCCAGCTGGTGGACGCCTGGATTGAGCTGGGCAGCCGGCTGGATGCCCGGCAGCTCATCCCTGCCCTGGTGAACTACAGCCAGGGTGGCGAGGCCCAGCAGGTGAGCCAGGCCATCCGCTACATGGAGTTCTGCGTGAACGTGCTGGGCGAGACTGAGCAGGCCATTCACAATTACCTGCTGTCGCTCTATGCCCGAGGCCAGCCAGCCTCGCTGCTGGCCTACCTCGAGCAGGCCGGGGCCAGCCCGCACCGGGTGCATTATGACCTCAAGTACGCGCTGCGGCTCTGTGCTGAGCATGGCCACCACCATGCTTGCGTCCACGTCTACAAGGTCCTGGAGCTGTATGAGGAGGCTGTGGACCTGGCCCTGCAG GTGGACGTGGACCTGGCCAAGCAGTGTGCTGACCTGCCCGAGGAAGATGAGGAGCTGCGCAAGAAGCTGTGGCTGAAGATCGCTCGGCATGtggtgcaggaggaggaggatgtgCAGACGGCCATGGCCTGCCTGGCCAGCTGCCCCCTGCTCAAGATCGAGGACGTGCTGCCTTTCTTCCCTGACTTCGTCACCATCGACCACTTCAAGGAGGCGATCTGCAGCTCGCTGAAGGCTTACAACCACCACATCCAAGAGCTGCAGCGGGAGATGGAAGAGGCCACGGCCAGCGCCCAGCGCATCCGGCGAGACCTGCAGGAGCTGCGGGGCCGCTATGGCACCGTGGAGCCCCAGGACAAATGTGCCACCTGCGACTTTCCCCTGCTCAACCGCCCTTTTTACCTCTTCCTCTGTGGCCACATGTTCCACGCTGACTGCCTGCTGCAGGCCGTGCGGCCTGGCCTGCCGGCCTACAAGCAGGCCCGGCTCGAGGAGCTACAGCGAAAGCTGGGCACCGCTCCACCCCCTGCCAAGGGCTCTGCCCGGGCTAAGGAGGCCGAGGGGGGCGCTGCCACCGGGGGGCCCAGCCGGGAACAGCTCAAGGCTGACCTGGATGAACTGGTGGCCGCTGAGTGCGTGTACTGTGGGGAACTGATGATCCGCTCTATTGACCGGCCCTTCATCGACCCTCAGCGCTACGAGGAGGAGCACCTCAGTTGGTTGTAG